The Tateyamaria omphalii genome has a window encoding:
- a CDS encoding DUF6494 family protein has product MSDEFNMSMRKFLKQVGVTSQQAIEEAMREAETGGKTYAVKAVVTIEELGMTHEVSGEITGQD; this is encoded by the coding sequence ATGAGCGACGAATTCAACATGTCCATGCGCAAGTTCCTGAAACAGGTGGGTGTGACATCCCAGCAAGCCATCGAGGAAGCGATGCGCGAGGCCGAAACCGGCGGCAAGACCTATGCGGTCAAGGCCGTCGTCACCATCGAAGAGCTGGGCATGACGCATGAAGTGTCAGGCGAGATCACCGGACAGGACTGA
- a CDS encoding Mrp/NBP35 family ATP-binding protein — MTTSRDEVLEVLKRIEAPGGDIVSTGVMRALNVDGSTVRFVMEINPAQAAAYEGVKAQAEAELGALNGIESVAIVLTGHTDKAPPPDLKPQRPADPKGPQKVPGIDRILAVASGKGGVGKSTVSANLACALAQQGRRVGLLDADVYGPSQPRMLGVSGRPASPDGKTILPMRNHGVTMMSIGLMMNDDQAVVWRGPMLMGALQQMMTQVQWGALDVLIVDLPPGTGDVQMTLAQKFAVDGAVIVSTPQDVALLDARKGVDMFQQLHVPIVGMIENMSTHICSNCGHEEHVFGHGGVKAEAVKLGVPLLAEVPLDLQIRMAADGGAPITVSQPDSPQAKAFQDVAAGLVSEGVA, encoded by the coding sequence GTGACGACAAGCAGGGATGAGGTGCTGGAGGTCCTGAAAAGGATCGAGGCACCGGGCGGCGATATCGTATCGACCGGCGTGATGCGCGCATTGAACGTGGACGGCAGCACCGTGCGCTTCGTGATGGAGATCAACCCGGCCCAGGCCGCCGCCTATGAAGGTGTGAAGGCGCAGGCCGAGGCGGAGTTGGGTGCGCTGAACGGGATCGAGAGCGTGGCGATTGTGCTGACCGGGCACACGGATAAGGCGCCACCGCCCGACCTGAAACCACAGCGCCCGGCGGATCCCAAGGGGCCGCAGAAGGTGCCGGGCATCGACCGCATTCTGGCGGTCGCATCCGGCAAGGGCGGCGTGGGCAAGTCGACCGTGTCCGCCAACCTTGCCTGCGCGCTGGCGCAACAAGGACGGCGGGTGGGTCTGCTGGATGCAGATGTTTACGGGCCGTCGCAGCCCCGGATGCTGGGCGTGTCCGGTCGCCCTGCCTCTCCCGATGGCAAGACGATCCTGCCGATGCGCAATCATGGTGTTACGATGATGTCCATCGGCCTGATGATGAACGACGATCAGGCGGTTGTCTGGCGCGGTCCCATGCTGATGGGGGCACTGCAACAGATGATGACGCAGGTGCAGTGGGGCGCGCTGGACGTGCTGATCGTGGACCTGCCCCCGGGCACCGGTGACGTGCAGATGACGCTGGCGCAGAAATTCGCGGTGGATGGCGCCGTAATCGTCTCTACACCGCAGGATGTGGCTCTTCTCGATGCGCGCAAAGGGGTGGATATGTTCCAGCAATTGCATGTGCCCATCGTCGGCATGATCGAGAATATGAGCACCCATATCTGTTCCAATTGCGGGCACGAGGAACACGTGTTCGGCCATGGCGGGGTCAAGGCAGAGGCCGTGAAGCTGGGCGTGCCCCTGCTGGCCGAAGTGCCGCTTGATCTGCAGATCAGGATGGCCGCAGATGGCGGCGCACCCATCACCGTCAGCCAACCCGACAGCCCGCAGGCCAAGGCATTTCAGGATGTCGCCGCCGGTCTGGTGAGCGAGGGCGTCGCGTGA
- a CDS encoding DUF6505 family protein, with product MKLARAIHFDESDMNVFASPARTGEWCISGGFEFSNWGEGDLTGKARQAFANGWFGLETGGRVTFVAVTQLEEAELETLTDLLAQHFVTYYGAPSADAARPVAMEELAQMIELCEDHDPNTLLTVARELTASGVREAYRTIQPQDAGLDQFAIHGDTGHEH from the coding sequence ATGAAACTTGCACGCGCGATCCACTTTGACGAAAGCGACATGAACGTCTTCGCCTCCCCTGCCCGCACCGGCGAATGGTGCATCTCGGGCGGGTTCGAGTTTTCGAACTGGGGTGAAGGCGATTTGACCGGCAAGGCGCGGCAGGCCTTTGCCAATGGATGGTTCGGCTTGGAAACGGGCGGTCGCGTCACATTCGTTGCGGTCACGCAGTTGGAAGAGGCCGAGTTGGAGACACTGACCGACTTGCTGGCACAGCACTTCGTGACTTACTACGGCGCCCCGTCCGCAGACGCTGCGCGACCCGTGGCGATGGAGGAATTGGCACAGATGATCGAACTGTGCGAGGACCATGACCCCAATACGCTTCTGACGGTCGCGCGGGAGTTGACCGCGTCCGGGGTGCGCGAGGCCTATCGCACGATACAGCCGCAGGACGCGGGTCTGGATCAGTTTGCGATCCATGGGGATACCGGCCACGAGCACTGA
- a CDS encoding biotin/lipoate--protein ligase family protein, with protein sequence MSETAVTFPPLMWGEEAPDSAFDHAVMRATLGCDAGLIAYKLGASEMEAALVFAPEVPLSQAMTMLPLCGVGFQNALGALAPPEVAVHLDWSGGIRVNGARCGGFRAMASGTDATAVPDWLVIGFTLPLIPASEDMGLTPDETALFAEGCADVDPPTLLEAWSRHTLNWLNRWEDEGSAPLHAEWRGIAHGIGEKTENQSLTGTYLGVDEAFGMLLRDEKTTHLIPLTRVLEAQT encoded by the coding sequence GTGAGCGAGACAGCGGTCACATTCCCCCCGCTCATGTGGGGCGAGGAAGCGCCCGACAGCGCGTTCGATCACGCTGTGATGCGCGCGACGCTGGGATGTGACGCGGGCCTGATCGCTTACAAATTGGGTGCGTCAGAAATGGAGGCGGCGCTTGTCTTCGCCCCCGAAGTGCCGCTGTCCCAGGCCATGACCATGCTGCCGCTCTGCGGTGTGGGCTTTCAAAACGCGCTTGGCGCGCTGGCCCCGCCCGAAGTGGCGGTGCATCTGGACTGGTCGGGCGGCATCCGTGTCAACGGCGCGCGCTGCGGCGGGTTTCGGGCGATGGCGTCGGGCACGGATGCGACCGCTGTGCCCGACTGGCTGGTGATCGGGTTCACCCTGCCCCTGATCCCCGCGTCCGAGGACATGGGCCTGACCCCGGACGAGACGGCGCTTTTTGCCGAAGGCTGCGCGGACGTGGACCCCCCGACCCTGCTCGAAGCCTGGTCGCGGCATACGCTGAATTGGCTGAACCGCTGGGAGGATGAAGGCAGCGCGCCTTTGCACGCCGAATGGCGCGGTATCGCGCATGGGATCGGGGAAAAGACGGAAAACCAGTCTCTAACCGGGACGTATCTGGGTGTGGACGAGGCCTTCGGAATGCTGTTGCGGGACGAGAAAACAACGCATCTGATCCCGCTGACACGAGTGCTGGAGGCACAGACATGA